ACCAAATATCCTGTTTTATCATTCCCTTTCAGGACTGGACCGGGCATTTTCAAAATCAGGGTGTGTATATGGTGGAGGAAGAGGgtcatgaagaaaacaaagttaaatCAGAACATTTCTGAGATATCCATGTTCTGATGTGGCAGACAGGATGCAGGTCCCACCAGGGGATGCAATGACTCAGAAAGGTTTATGGGCTAGCAAAATGCTATGACTGGGTTGGAACAGATTGGGCATCAGACTAAGAGGTTTCTAGGTTATATTgctcccagaatttctgatttagaGAATGCTCATCAATCAAATATAAACTTCCAAGAGAAAATCTTCCAGGTAGCTGTTGTGTTTTTAACAGACCTGGTTTCTGTACAAAGGAGAGGGCCTAGGAAAGTGGGAAGGATTAGATAGCCCATTTTGCAGAAGCCACATTAACATTGTGCACATAGCTGGATCATTATTTCTGACCTCCTATACTCCAAAGAGAGCAAAATCACAGTGAAATGTGGTAGCAAAATTGGCTGACTCGTGTTTACCTGTGGACACAAAAGAAGCCCATGTGACAATTCTGACTTACTCTTGTGAACCATCAGCCTGTAAATCGTGATCAATCTTGCATTTTTGAGAAGGGTCTATTAAGGGATAATAAATTCACATATGTACCTCTTGGTGCTACGACAGACCTCATCACTCCATTTGCCCTGAGCTGACTGGGAGAACAGGGCACAGTTTTCACGCTTACCGCCATTAGGCTGTGCGTGGTCCCAGTTGAGGAAGGAGATGGTGACTCCATGGACATCAACAAACTTGCCCTCTGTGACCATGTCATTGATGCCCAGCCAAAAGTCATTGACACCTGGCAGGCTTCTTTTACCATAGTCTCGGAGGGCATTGATTTCGTCAGAGTTTCTGGGGATAACCAAGGTTCCTCCCTTGGAGATGCAGTCTTCATTGGCTTCATGGAAGTGCTTCAAACCTTCTGAAGCAAGGTAGCATTTCTTGTGAACTTTTGTGCCTCGGAGACAGACTGTAAAGATGTGAAATTTGgtatattaatgtttttttagTATTATACATCCAGGATTGGACTTGGAAAATAGTAGttaatattactattaattaTAGTGATGTGTGATCATaattataaattaacatttattggaGATTTTGTATGTGTCAGACCTTGTGCCAAGCACTTTATAATAATGAACTAATGTAATAATCACAATAATCCCATAAAGtgagattttatttctctcaccTTTACATATCAGGATATTGAGGCCTAATAGAAGTTGTTACTTATAACGACTTTGTGTGTAAAAATGCAACTTATGTAGCATATAAGATCATAACTACATGAACTCAGGTCTGTCCCACCCTCAAGGCATTTTTAGTTTCATGCTGCTTTGATATACACATGCTTGTTTCTTTGTGTAGCTCTATTGTATGCTGCTTTCTTTGGAACTTTTGGAACTAAAGTATtagtatttcataattatttaagaaaacaaacaaaaacaagagtctGAATTGACATATGGAAATAAAGTGGTTTTATTATGCAGGTAACTCAGCCCTGGTAATATTGTTTAGGTTATTCAGGATAAACCAAACATAAAGATAGTTTTAGGGCAAAGTCTGGAGAACCAGACTCTGACATTTACTAGGTGTGTAATTGTTGgagaaaatacttatttatttatgcctcc
This window of the Canis lupus dingo isolate Sandy chromosome 5, ASM325472v2, whole genome shotgun sequence genome carries:
- the CLEC3A gene encoding C-type lectin domain family 3 member A produces the protein MAKNGLVIYLLVITLLLDQTTSHTSKFKARKHSKRRVKEKDGDLKTQVEKLWREVNALKEMQALQTVCLRGTKVHKKCYLASEGLKHFHEANEDCISKGGTLVIPRNSDEINALRDYGKRSLPGVNDFWLGINDMVTEGKFVDVHGVTISFLNWDHAQPNGGKRENCALFSQSAQGKWSDEVCRSTKRYICEFIIP